The DNA window TCTATTTTAGTGCcgaattctttttgcttccttttcgcgagactttctcttttcggCTGGTCGTTTCATTGCTAATGACAAATCCACTGTTGTGCCACTGTCTGAAACATTGTTGGTATACCGGTATTCGTTTTGGAGCCCAAGAAATCAGCTCCAGTCAGCACAACGATCTCTTCcaaatcctcctcctcctcctcatcgcTACTCTTTGCAGGCggtctcattttctttttcttctgctgcttctgctttttCTCGGTGAtctttttgcttttcacCTCATCAGTGACAGTATCAGTTTCCCTTTCTAACACTGGACCAGACGATGGATCTAAATGTCCGTTCCCAATTCTCGCCGTTCCAGGTCGAATCCATTGAacagcatcatcatcatttaCAGAAGACATCTCTTTTTCCGTCGTCACAGTGTAACTTTCCACCTCGTCAGGATCAACAGCAGATGATTCCTTCTTTGCATGAGTAATCAAAGCAGCATCTTCATCCATCTTCTCCTCGCCTTTCTCTCCACTTCTAAGCGCCTCATCCGAGGCCAATGCACTATCAATTTTCTCCAC is part of the Oscarella lobularis chromosome 6, ooOscLobu1.1, whole genome shotgun sequence genome and encodes:
- the LOC136187930 gene encoding exosome complex component RRP45-like — protein: MVIVAMNKHGEVCCLQMGGGVALHAEQIIRCTKIAMVKVNELVEKIDSALASDEALRSGEKGEEKMDEDAALITHAKKESSAVDPDEVESYTVTTEKEMSSVNDDDAVQWIRPGTARIGNGHLDPSSGPVLERETDTVTDEVKSKKITEKKQKQQKKKKMRPPAKSSDEEEEEDLEEIVVLTGADFLGSKTNTGIPTMFQTVAQQWICH